In Camelus dromedarius isolate mCamDro1 chromosome 24, mCamDro1.pat, whole genome shotgun sequence, one genomic interval encodes:
- the POLR2J gene encoding DNA-directed RNA polymerase II subunit RPB11-a: protein MNAPPAFESFLLFEGEKKITINKDTKVPNACLFTINKEDHTLGNIIKSQLLKDPQVLFAGYKVPHPLEHKIIIRVQTTPDYSPQEAFTNAITDLISELSLLEERFRVAIKDKQEGIE, encoded by the exons ATGAACGCACCTCCCGCCTTCGAGTCGTTCTTGCTCTTCGAGGGCGAGAAGAA GATCACCATTAACAAGGACACCAAGGTACCCAATGCCTGTTTGTTCACCATCAACAAAGAAGACCACACGCTGGGAAACATTATTAAATC ACAGTTGCTGAAGGACCCACAGGTGCTATTTGCTGGCTACAAAGTCCCCCACCCCTTGGAGCACAAGATCATCATCCGCGTGCAGACCACCCCGGACTACAGCCCCCAGGAGGCCTTCACCAACGCCATCACAGACCTCATCAGCGAGCTCTCCCTGCTGGAAGAGCGATTCCGG gTGGCCATCAAAGACAAGCAAGAAGGAATTGAATAA
- the LRWD1 gene encoding leucine-rich repeat and WD repeat-containing protein 1 isoform X2: MGPLSARLLIQRGRPKSDRLGKIRSLDLSGLKLLSEHLDPKLLSRLKQLQELDLSNNQLETLPANLGLSHLRILHCANNQLGDVTALCQFPQLEELSLEGNPFLTVSDNLKVSFLLPKLRKVNGKDASSTCSQVTAHWEKFMAALSPEEGAEKAQADFVKSAVRDVRYGPDSLSDFTQWRVRMISEELVASGRAQVHEADVPEKPPQVTATLEPRIRPVASKRLGDVPLSLSPNKRVCTSPLAQVEGSPMGPDGSQPALQLEPLHFLQCHSKNNSPQDLDTQLWACAFEPAWEEGQAGATSQTVATCGGEAVCVIDCQTGMVLHKYKAPGEEFFSVAWTALMVVTQAGHKKRWSVLAAAGLRGLVRLLHVRAGFCCGVIRAHKKAIATLCFSPTHETHLFTASYDKRIILWDIGVPNHDYEFQASQLLTLDATSIALRLCPVASCPDTYLLAGCEGGCCCWDVRLDQPQKRRVCEVEFVFSEGSEASGRRVDGLAFVNEDVVASKGSGLGTICLWSWSQTWGSRGSQSTVAVVVLAQLQWSLTELAYFSLSTCPDEGTVLCGDEEGNVWLYDVRHILAQQPPLLAAPQPPTQILKWPQPQALGQTVTRTMVNMVVANSTFTYLTALTDSNIVAIWRRNQP, from the exons ATGGGCCCCCTCTCGGCGCGGCTGCTGATCCAGCGGGGGCGACCCAAGAGCGACCGGCTGGGAAAGATCCGGAGCCTGGA cctatcAGGGCTGAAGCTGCTCTCAGAGCACTTGGACCCCAAGCTCCTGAGCCGCCTGAAGCAGCTGCAAGAGCTGGACCTCTCCAACAACCAACTGGAGACGCTGCCCGCAAACCTGGGCCTGTCCCACCTGCGCATCCTCCATTGTGCCAACAACCAGCTGGGTGATGTCACCGCGCTGTGCCAGTTCCCACAGCTCGAGGAGCTCAGCTTGGAGGGCAACCCCTTCCTGACA GTCAGTGACAACCTGAAagtttccttcctcctgcccaagCTCCGTAAGGTCAACGGCAAGGATGCTTCCTCAACTTGCTCTCAG GTTACAGCTCACTGGGAGAAGTTCATGGCCGCactgagcccagaggagggggcgGAAAAGGCCCAGGCAGACTTTGTGAAGTCTGCTGTCCGGGATGTCCGCTACGGGCCCGACTCTCTCAGCGACTTCACCCAGTGGCGG GTGCGGATGATCTCTGAGGAACTGGTGGCCTCTGGTAGGGCTCAGGTGCATGAGGCTGACGTCCCAGAGAAGCCCCCCCAAGTTACAGCTACACTGGAACCCAGG ATCAGGCCAGTGGCCTCGAAACGGCTGGGCGATGTCCCACTCAGCCTCTCTCCCAACAAGCGGGTGTGCACCTCCCCGTTGGCCCAGGTGGAGGGCAGCCCCATGGGCCCTGATGGCAGCCAG CCTGCCCTGCAGCTGGAGCCCCTGCACTTCCTGCAATGCCACAGCAAGAACAACAGTCCTCAGGACCTGGACACCCAGCTCTGGGCCTGCGCCTTCGAGCCGGCCTGGGAGGAGG ggcaggcaggggccacTTCCCAGACCGTGGCCACGTGTGGCGGGGAGGCCGTGTGTGTGATCGACTGCCAGACGGGCATGGTGCTGCACAAATACAAGGCGCCTGGTGAG gagtTCTTCTCAGTGGCCTGGACGGCCCTGATGGTGGTCACACAGGCTGGCCACAAGAAGCGCTGGAGCGTGCTGGCAGCTGCTGGCCTGCGTGGCTTGGTCCGGCTGCTGCACGTGCGTGCTGGCTTCTGCTGTGGGGTCATCCGGGCCCACAAGAAGGCCATCGCCACCCTCTGCTTCAGCCCCACCCATGAGACCCACCTCTTCA CGGCCTCCTATGACAAGCGGATCATCCTCTGGGACATCGGGGTGCCCAACCATGATTACGAATTCCAGGCCAG CCAGCTGCTTACACTGGATGCCACCTCCATCGCCCTGCGCCTCTGCCCCGTCGCCTCCTGCCCAGATACCTACCTGCTGGCCGGCTGTGAgggtggctgctgctgctgggacGTGCGGCTGGACCAGCCTCAAAAGAGGAG GGTGTGTGAAGTGGAGTTTGTCTTCTCTGAGGGCTCTGAGGCATCTGGACGGAGAGTAGATGGGCTGGCGTTTGTTAATGAGGATGTCGTGG CCTCCAAGGGGAGTGGCCTGGGCACCATCTGCCTGTGGAGCTGGAGCCAGACATGGGGGAGCCGGGGCAGCCAGTCCACGGTGGCGGTGGTGGTCCTGGCTCAGCTGCAGTGGTCGCTCACCGAGCTGGCCTACTTCTCACTCAGCACCTGTCCTG ATGAGGGGACTGTGCTCTGTGGGGATGAGGAGGGCAACGTGTGGCTCTACGATGTCCGGCACATCCTAGCGCAGCAGCCTCCACTGCTCGCAGCCCCACAGCCCCCCACGCAG ATCCTTAagtggccccagccccaggccctgggccagaCAGTGACCAGGACTATGGTGAACATGGTAGTGGCCAACTCCACCTTCACCTACCTCACCGCTCTGACGGACTCCAACATTGTCGCCATCTGGAGGAGAAACCAGCCTTGA
- the LRWD1 gene encoding leucine-rich repeat and WD repeat-containing protein 1 isoform X1 yields MGPLSARLLIQRGRPKSDRLGKIRSLDLSGLKLLSEHLDPKLLSRLKQLQELDLSNNQLETLPANLGLSHLRILHCANNQLGDVTALCQFPQLEELSLEGNPFLTVSDNLKVSFLLPKLRKVNGKDASSTCSQVENLNRELTIRVTAHWEKFMAALSPEEGAEKAQADFVKSAVRDVRYGPDSLSDFTQWRVRMISEELVASGRAQVHEADVPEKPPQVTATLEPRIRPVASKRLGDVPLSLSPNKRVCTSPLAQVEGSPMGPDGSQPALQLEPLHFLQCHSKNNSPQDLDTQLWACAFEPAWEEGQAGATSQTVATCGGEAVCVIDCQTGMVLHKYKAPGEEFFSVAWTALMVVTQAGHKKRWSVLAAAGLRGLVRLLHVRAGFCCGVIRAHKKAIATLCFSPTHETHLFTASYDKRIILWDIGVPNHDYEFQASQLLTLDATSIALRLCPVASCPDTYLLAGCEGGCCCWDVRLDQPQKRRVCEVEFVFSEGSEASGRRVDGLAFVNEDVVASKGSGLGTICLWSWSQTWGSRGSQSTVAVVVLAQLQWSLTELAYFSLSTCPDEGTVLCGDEEGNVWLYDVRHILAQQPPLLAAPQPPTQILKWPQPQALGQTVTRTMVNMVVANSTFTYLTALTDSNIVAIWRRNQP; encoded by the exons ATGGGCCCCCTCTCGGCGCGGCTGCTGATCCAGCGGGGGCGACCCAAGAGCGACCGGCTGGGAAAGATCCGGAGCCTGGA cctatcAGGGCTGAAGCTGCTCTCAGAGCACTTGGACCCCAAGCTCCTGAGCCGCCTGAAGCAGCTGCAAGAGCTGGACCTCTCCAACAACCAACTGGAGACGCTGCCCGCAAACCTGGGCCTGTCCCACCTGCGCATCCTCCATTGTGCCAACAACCAGCTGGGTGATGTCACCGCGCTGTGCCAGTTCCCACAGCTCGAGGAGCTCAGCTTGGAGGGCAACCCCTTCCTGACA GTCAGTGACAACCTGAAagtttccttcctcctgcccaagCTCCGTAAGGTCAACGGCAAGGATGCTTCCTCAACTTGCTCTCAGGTGGAGAACTTGAACCGGGAGTTGACCATCAGG GTTACAGCTCACTGGGAGAAGTTCATGGCCGCactgagcccagaggagggggcgGAAAAGGCCCAGGCAGACTTTGTGAAGTCTGCTGTCCGGGATGTCCGCTACGGGCCCGACTCTCTCAGCGACTTCACCCAGTGGCGG GTGCGGATGATCTCTGAGGAACTGGTGGCCTCTGGTAGGGCTCAGGTGCATGAGGCTGACGTCCCAGAGAAGCCCCCCCAAGTTACAGCTACACTGGAACCCAGG ATCAGGCCAGTGGCCTCGAAACGGCTGGGCGATGTCCCACTCAGCCTCTCTCCCAACAAGCGGGTGTGCACCTCCCCGTTGGCCCAGGTGGAGGGCAGCCCCATGGGCCCTGATGGCAGCCAG CCTGCCCTGCAGCTGGAGCCCCTGCACTTCCTGCAATGCCACAGCAAGAACAACAGTCCTCAGGACCTGGACACCCAGCTCTGGGCCTGCGCCTTCGAGCCGGCCTGGGAGGAGG ggcaggcaggggccacTTCCCAGACCGTGGCCACGTGTGGCGGGGAGGCCGTGTGTGTGATCGACTGCCAGACGGGCATGGTGCTGCACAAATACAAGGCGCCTGGTGAG gagtTCTTCTCAGTGGCCTGGACGGCCCTGATGGTGGTCACACAGGCTGGCCACAAGAAGCGCTGGAGCGTGCTGGCAGCTGCTGGCCTGCGTGGCTTGGTCCGGCTGCTGCACGTGCGTGCTGGCTTCTGCTGTGGGGTCATCCGGGCCCACAAGAAGGCCATCGCCACCCTCTGCTTCAGCCCCACCCATGAGACCCACCTCTTCA CGGCCTCCTATGACAAGCGGATCATCCTCTGGGACATCGGGGTGCCCAACCATGATTACGAATTCCAGGCCAG CCAGCTGCTTACACTGGATGCCACCTCCATCGCCCTGCGCCTCTGCCCCGTCGCCTCCTGCCCAGATACCTACCTGCTGGCCGGCTGTGAgggtggctgctgctgctgggacGTGCGGCTGGACCAGCCTCAAAAGAGGAG GGTGTGTGAAGTGGAGTTTGTCTTCTCTGAGGGCTCTGAGGCATCTGGACGGAGAGTAGATGGGCTGGCGTTTGTTAATGAGGATGTCGTGG CCTCCAAGGGGAGTGGCCTGGGCACCATCTGCCTGTGGAGCTGGAGCCAGACATGGGGGAGCCGGGGCAGCCAGTCCACGGTGGCGGTGGTGGTCCTGGCTCAGCTGCAGTGGTCGCTCACCGAGCTGGCCTACTTCTCACTCAGCACCTGTCCTG ATGAGGGGACTGTGCTCTGTGGGGATGAGGAGGGCAACGTGTGGCTCTACGATGTCCGGCACATCCTAGCGCAGCAGCCTCCACTGCTCGCAGCCCCACAGCCCCCCACGCAG ATCCTTAagtggccccagccccaggccctgggccagaCAGTGACCAGGACTATGGTGAACATGGTAGTGGCCAACTCCACCTTCACCTACCTCACCGCTCTGACGGACTCCAACATTGTCGCCATCTGGAGGAGAAACCAGCCTTGA
- the ALKBH4 gene encoding alpha-ketoglutarate-dependent dioxygenase alkB homolog 4 produces the protein MAAAAVAAPEVLRECGCKGIRTCLVCERQRGGDPPWQHPPQKTHRFIYYADTGWAVGAEESDFEGWAFPFPGVTLIEDFVTQEEEAEMVQLMDCEPWKLSQSGRRKQDYGPKVNFRKQKLKTAGFQGLPSFSREVVRRMGLYPVLEDFWPVEQCNLDYCPERGSAIDPHLDDAWLWGERLVSLNLLSSTVLSMSREAPGSLLLCLAPSGFPEALVEGVMAPSRSVLCQEVEVAVPLPRRSLLVLTGAARHQWKHAIHRRHIEARRVSATFRELSAEFGPGGRQQELGRELLQISLSFEGKPL, from the exons ATGGCGGCTGCGGCGGTGGCGGCCCCTGAGGTCCTTCGGGAATGCGGCTGCAAGGGCATCCGGACCTGTCTGGTCTGCGAGCGCCAGCGCGGAGGTGACCCGCCCTGGCAGCACCCCCCGCAG AAAACACACCGGTTCATTTACTATGCTGACACTGGCTGGGCCGTGGGGGCTGAGGAATCTGACTTTGAAGGCTGGGCCTTCCCCTTCCCAGGCGTGACACTGATTGAGGACTTCGTGACTCAGGAGGAAGAAGCCGAGATGGTGCAGCTGATGGACTGTGAACCCTGGAAGCTCTCACAGTCTGGGCGGAGGAAGCAG GACTACGGCCCCAAGGTCAACTTTCGGAAACAGAAGCTAAAGACCGCTGGCTTCCAAGGCCTCCCCAGCTTCAGCCGGGAGGTGGTGCGGAGAATGGGCCTCTACCCTGTCCTGGAGGACTTCTGGCCCGTGGAGCAGTGTAACCTGGACTACTGCCCAGAGCGGGGCTCGGCCATCGACCCCCACCTGGATGACGCCTGGCTGTGGGGGGAACGGCTGGTGAGCCTCAACCTGCTGTCCTCCACTGTGCTGTCCATGTCCCGGGAGGCACCCGGCAGCCTGCTGCTCTGCCTGGCCCCGTCCGGCTTCCCGGAGGCCCTGGTGGAAGGCGTGATGGCCCCCAGCAGGTCCGTCCTGTGCCAGGAGGTGGAGGTGGCCGTCCCCCTGCCCCGCCGCTCTCTGCTGGTGCTCACGGGAGCCGCGCGGCACCAGTGGAAGCACGCCATCCACCGCAGACACATCGAGGCCCGCCGCGTGAGCGCCACCTTCAGGGAGCTGTCAGCTGAGTTCGGTCCTGGTGGGAGGCAGCAAGAACTAGGGCGGGAACTCCTGCAAATCTCACTCTCCTTTGAGGGGAAACCCCTGTGA
- the ORAI2 gene encoding protein orai-2 isoform X2, translating into MSAELNVPVDPSTPACSEPGHKGMDYRDWVRRSYLELVTSNHHSVQALSWRKLYLSRAKLKASSRTSALLSGFAMVAMVEVQLETQYQYPRPLLIAFSACTTVLVAVHLFALLISTCILPNVEAVSNIHNLNSISESPHERMHPYIELAWGFSTVLGILLFLAEVVLLCWIKFLPVDARHQPGPPPGPGGHTGWQAALVSTIIMVPVGLIFVVFTIHFYRSLVRHKTERHNREIEELHKLKVQLDGHERGLQVV; encoded by the exons atGAGTGCCGAGCTCAACGTGCCTGTGGACCCCTCCACTCCTGCCTGCTCTGAGCCCGGCCACAAGGGCATGGATTACCGGGACTGGGTCCGCCGCAGCTACCTGGAACTGGTCACCTCCAACCACCACTCCGTGCAGGCCCTTTCCTGGAGGAAGCTCTACCTGAGCAGGGCCAAGCTGAAGGCCTCCAGCCGGACCTCCGCCCTCCTCTCGGGCTTTGCCATG GTAGCCATGGTGGAGGTACAGCTGGAGACGCAGTACCAGTACCCGCGGCCACTGCTTATCGCCTTCAGCGCCTGCACCACGGTACTGGTGGCCGTGCACCTGTTCGCCCTGCTCATCAGTACGTGCATCCTGCCCAACGTGGAGGCGGTGAGCAACATCCACAATCTCAACTCTATCAGCGAGTCACCGCACGAACGCATGCACCCCTACATTGAGCTGGCCTGGGGCTTCTCCACCGTGCTGGGCATCCTGCTTTTCCTGGCCGAGGTGGTGCTGCTCTGCTGGATCAAGTTTCTGCCAGTGGATGCACGCCACCAGCCCggccccccgcccggccccggcGGCCACACGGGCTGGCAGGCTGCCTTGGTCTCCACCATcatcatggtgcctgtgggtctCATCTTCGTGGTCTTCACCATCCATTTCTACCGCTCGCTGGTGCGCCACAAAACTGAACGGCACAACCGCGAGATTGAGGAGCTGCACAAGCTCAAGGTGCAGCTGGATGGGCACGAGCGTGGCCTGCAGGTGGTGTGA
- the ORAI2 gene encoding protein orai-2 isoform X1: MGFLLGRLGTRRLPSWEATSLAPTMSAELNVPVDPSTPACSEPGHKGMDYRDWVRRSYLELVTSNHHSVQALSWRKLYLSRAKLKASSRTSALLSGFAMVAMVEVQLETQYQYPRPLLIAFSACTTVLVAVHLFALLISTCILPNVEAVSNIHNLNSISESPHERMHPYIELAWGFSTVLGILLFLAEVVLLCWIKFLPVDARHQPGPPPGPGGHTGWQAALVSTIIMVPVGLIFVVFTIHFYRSLVRHKTERHNREIEELHKLKVQLDGHERGLQVV, from the exons ATGGGCTTCCTCCTGGGCAGGCTTGGGACGCGACGGCTGCCGAGTTGGGAGGCAACCAG cctggctcccaccatGAGTGCCGAGCTCAACGTGCCTGTGGACCCCTCCACTCCTGCCTGCTCTGAGCCCGGCCACAAGGGCATGGATTACCGGGACTGGGTCCGCCGCAGCTACCTGGAACTGGTCACCTCCAACCACCACTCCGTGCAGGCCCTTTCCTGGAGGAAGCTCTACCTGAGCAGGGCCAAGCTGAAGGCCTCCAGCCGGACCTCCGCCCTCCTCTCGGGCTTTGCCATG GTAGCCATGGTGGAGGTACAGCTGGAGACGCAGTACCAGTACCCGCGGCCACTGCTTATCGCCTTCAGCGCCTGCACCACGGTACTGGTGGCCGTGCACCTGTTCGCCCTGCTCATCAGTACGTGCATCCTGCCCAACGTGGAGGCGGTGAGCAACATCCACAATCTCAACTCTATCAGCGAGTCACCGCACGAACGCATGCACCCCTACATTGAGCTGGCCTGGGGCTTCTCCACCGTGCTGGGCATCCTGCTTTTCCTGGCCGAGGTGGTGCTGCTCTGCTGGATCAAGTTTCTGCCAGTGGATGCACGCCACCAGCCCggccccccgcccggccccggcGGCCACACGGGCTGGCAGGCTGCCTTGGTCTCCACCATcatcatggtgcctgtgggtctCATCTTCGTGGTCTTCACCATCCATTTCTACCGCTCGCTGGTGCGCCACAAAACTGAACGGCACAACCGCGAGATTGAGGAGCTGCACAAGCTCAAGGTGCAGCTGGATGGGCACGAGCGTGGCCTGCAGGTGGTGTGA